Genomic DNA from Pseudomonas helmanticensis:
TGGCGTCGCGGCAGCACCGGTAGAACCTGCTTATTTCGAAAAGCGCTTGGGATTATTCCAAAGCTTTTTGAAAAAAATCTGAACTAATCTGGAAGGAAACTACTCAGAGTTACTGAATGGCTGGTGAAGCCCTTCAATGCTCCTATGTTGTGTTAAGTGTTGGCAGATATCTGAACCCCGCCCTAGCGGTTCGGAACTTGAACCCCGGAATTTCTCCCTCCCCAATGAAATCCGGGGCTTTTTTTGCCCAAAATTTGTCTGTAGCGCGTTCATGCTGCGTTGAAAGCACAGCTCAAATGCTCATTTAGGTTCCCTAAAGTCGAGCGCGACCCCGGCCGCTTTTCACTGCCCTTTCGCCTTGCCTGAACACACTACAAACAAATTTCCATATCCCGACTTACTCGGCTGCCGCCTCGGCGCCTTTGTCTGCCAGTTCCATCCAGCCGGCCAGTACAGTGTAGGCCTCTTCCAGGCCCATGCGTTTTGGCGCGGAGAAGAGCTGGATGGTGACCAGGTCGCCCCAACCCTTGCGAATTTCCGACTGCACTTTGAGCAGAGTGTTCTTGGCTGCGCCGTAGGTGAGTTTGTCGGCCTTGGTCAGCAGGATGTGCATCGGCATGCCGGCCGCAACGGCCCAGTCGAGCATCAACAGGTCGAAGTCAGTCATTGGATGACGGATGTCCATCATCAAAATCAAACCCTTCAAACTCTCGCGGCCACCGAGGTAAGCCTCAAGGTGACGCTGCCAGTGCATCTTCAGCGGGATCGGTACTTTTGCGTAACCGTAGCCCGGCAGGTCGACCAGACGACGATCTTCGTCTAGCTTGAAGAAGTTCAACAGCTGTGTGCGACCCGGGGTTTTCGAGGTTCGCGCAAGGCTGGCGTGAGTCAAAGTGTTCAGCGCGCTGGATTTGCCGGCGTTGGAACGGCCGGCAAACGCCACTTCGAAGCCTTCGTCGTCAGGGCATTGATCGACTTTGGCGGCACTGAGCATGAACGTGGACTGTTGGCACAGGCCGAGGATGGGATTCTTGAGTTGCATGGGATTTCCGATGTGGGCGGCGCCGGGATTGGGCGCGGAACGCGGTGTCGCTTCCGTTTCAGTGACGCCAGTATATAATGCCGCAGATTTTGTGTGTGCTTTGTCCCAGCGTAGGATGAAGTTCACGAGAGCGACAGACCTTGATTGCGCATTAGAACGCAGAACGCTCTCAACCCTGAAAAGGTCGTTTTATGACGAAATGGCTGCTGGCTGCCGGAGTCTTGATGCCGCTTTACAGCGCACAGGCTACACAGGATCCGGAAGCCGTGTACAACCGTGTTTGTGGTGCCTGTCATTCCGGCCAACTACCCATGGCGCCCGAAAGAGGCGATCAGGAAGCTTGGACGCCGAGGTTGGCGAAAGGTATGGGGACGCTGGTGCAACACGTGACCCAGGGTTTCAAGGCGATGCCGCCGCGTGGTTTGTGCATGGACTGCAGTGCCGAGGATTACCAAGCCATCATCCTTTGGATGAGCGCGAGTAAGCCCGGTCCATAACTTAACCCTTAGCCGTAGTTGGATTAGCTGATGAACAAATTGATCGTGAGTCTGCTGTTGACCGTGGGAATTTCAG
This window encodes:
- a CDS encoding c-type cytochrome, translating into MTKWLLAAGVLMPLYSAQATQDPEAVYNRVCGACHSGQLPMAPERGDQEAWTPRLAKGMGTLVQHVTQGFKAMPPRGLCMDCSAEDYQAIILWMSASKPGP
- the yihA gene encoding ribosome biogenesis GTP-binding protein YihA/YsxC; amino-acid sequence: MQLKNPILGLCQQSTFMLSAAKVDQCPDDEGFEVAFAGRSNAGKSSALNTLTHASLARTSKTPGRTQLLNFFKLDEDRRLVDLPGYGYAKVPIPLKMHWQRHLEAYLGGRESLKGLILMMDIRHPMTDFDLLMLDWAVAAGMPMHILLTKADKLTYGAAKNTLLKVQSEIRKGWGDLVTIQLFSAPKRMGLEEAYTVLAGWMELADKGAEAAAE